AGTTCTGTGacatttgattttcttttgtattttagttttttaatgtatccattttatattattaatggCACATCAACTTTGGCCTTTGGTATTACTATTGGACCCCATCAAGCACATGGCTGCTTTCTCAGCCATTATCTGCTAAGCGCTAATggttcttcaatttctttgttaGCATTAGAAATTCTAAAAGAGTAGCATCCACTCGATAAGGACTGAAATGGTCACACATTTAAAGAAGATGATGCTTTTTGCCAAAAGCCTAGAACCCTTTTGAGCTACCATTTTCACTTGGTTTTAGGAGTGGTGAAGCTGCTTTAAATGTTGggaaattttctcaaatttctGTGGTGATTTGGCTAGCTAATTGGGTTTTcttgacaaaaaaagaaaaattaacttGGTTACCTTTGGGTTTCCTTGTCAAAAAAAGATTACCAAGTATTGAAGTTCTTGTCCACCAAGAAATAAGAATTGGAACATTATTGTACCTGATTTtcttattgttcaatttttttagggtTGGTCCCATGATGCTTCtcttaaaaaatgtttttctcgtACATTTTGGTGTTTTGCGTGTCAttgaattattttcttattgatTTGATCATTTTAGTTAGAATAGTTTTTGGGATTGGTTAAAATTGTTGGATGGATTTCTTAATTCAGATAAAACTAGATTGTGGCCTAACATTAAAAGGTAGTAAAAGCATTGCATCAGTAGCATCATATTTTGCATGCTACTCTTAATCTAAAACTGCATGAGTTATTTACTCTGTCCATTAGTTTGACTTGTTCATAGTTTTTTAtcctaaaaattcaaaattttcttgtagCAGACTAAATCAATTTTCTATTGAATCCATCAGATTCTGAGACAAGTTACTGTGCTAATATGTGGACTACGATTGATCATGGACCACCTTATTTATTAAGCAGTTATGGAATTGATAGGAGCAGTCTCCATTTCTTCATATTGTAGCAAGTTGGTCGTGTCATTTTATAGGAAATTCCTTtgctaaatataatttttttggtctaTTATCGACATTCCTTGATTGAAGATTATAATTTCATCATCAACATCTGGATTGACAATGCTCCTTCACCATACCCTTCATTAATACTAGTTGAGGTTTTGAGTCAGGGATGAAGCAATTACCATGTGATTAGTGATATGATAGTGCAgaatagtgaaaaaaatttaggataaTGTGCAATTTAGTGGTGATTTGCAGAGTTTTCCTGAAATAAAACTAGATTAGAATTCTCTGCAATTATTCTTGTGTGTGCAATTTTGGTATTGTGAAGGATGAGAGAAATTTAAGGGATGATGATTACATGATAAACCTGAGACTTTGATCTtactttcaaataaaattacttaGAAGTTTTAATTGAGTCAATGTTTACTCTATAGTTTCAAAATCGTTATTACTGAATCCTTAATGATTCTTATTAAGTAATAGTAATGGTTTGGAATAACTCTATGTGATTCGCAAGTTGTATTTTGGCACCTAAAGGCTTGCAAAACAACTTAttcatgccaaaaaaaaaaaacctaacaaatATACCATTTTAATGAAGATGCCATGGTTTTATGGTTggaattaaaatacctcttgaTGTTCATGTGAAGAAGTTTTTAGTTCCTAAATAGGTTTCAAGTATAGCTTAATCATTATGTTCGGTTAACAAAGGCTCACAAAGGATTGAGATTTTGAAACAATAGGGTGTAAATTGTTGTGATTGAACTTTAGGATTAAATTAAGgtcaaactcaaaattttattatgttattacCCTTAGACTTAAAAAatgatcctctccatttcaatgACCTTTAGGTCAATTGGTAGTTCCTAGTATTCCTAACGGAGACGTTTACGGTTTAAATCCCTTCTCTACTTAAGATATATTTAAGAAAATGGAGAGAGTCAATTTTATTTCTCTTGGATCTAACAGGTGTTTTCTATGGAGGGGGTCCAATTACTTTAATGGTGGTTAAATGCACAGGTTTTCAACCGACAAAATTCGAAGGAAATTGTAGAGTTCCTAGAGCTCTCTCATGTTTCCTCCTGGTGGTCCAGCACATAAAACATCCACAAAATGCTTGACAGCTTAACTATTTAAGTTCAGGTTAGTTGAACTTTCTAAGTCAGTTAGATGTTACAATTCTCAGGTTTAGATCCACAAAGccacaaaacaaaaggcaagTTTTGTAGCCTTGTTAACATGCCTGCAAAGAGGAAGCACTTCAAAACCAACTAGGCATGCATGGACAAAGCAGGAAACCTCTAAACACAAAAGACATTTGCAACACacaaagatatataataaatcCAAATAATGTATTTCCTAACACTCATGCTTGTGGCTCAAGAAAAtaagtagaaaagaaaagaaaaagttacaCAAACAGAAAGATAATGAAACAGAGGAATGTAGGTATATACTGCTTTTTGAGGTGGCCTTAATCCCTGGATGCTCTCTTTATTCCTTTTGGACTGTGAACTTTCTAATGACAGAAAAGATATACGGCTCATAGAGCACCTTGTCAGATtcactaaaaaggaaaaattgtgAGATAAACCTTACATCATACTCAATACAGATTATAGAACTGAAGCATACTTCTACAAAGAAAGTTTAGATTACTAAATGTGCAAAACATTTGTAGCATGAGGTGACTGTGGCCGAGGGAGTGAGTGTGAGCGTGTGCGTGTGGCAATGGCAACACTTGAATTGAAACCTGTTAGCTTTGTCTCAGCTTGAAACCTTGTCACTGGTGTGAAGGAATCCAAGCTGCGTTGCATTTGTGGGTAAACATTTGCCTTCTCAATCGTTTTGTAGGCATCTCCTGCAACTCTCACAGCTTTGTGACTCTTACAACCCAACAAAATGCCTGAACGCCGCTTCTGTATCTCTTTGTTAGTCTTAGTTTTGGCATCAATAATTGCTGATGAAACAGTTTTTGTTGGCCTTAGCTCTTCACAATCAGACATTACTGACACATCTGCAGCACTAGCAGTGACTACACTCCACTCTATACTTGCCTCACTTGGTGCATAACAAGTTGTTGGGGTGACACAGCCAGAAGTGGCATCTGATGCTTGCCTTGCAAGAAAAGGGTTGGCTTTGCCTGTGAGGCTCTCTATCTCAAACAAGTCTGAACTTGCATCACTCTCAGTATCATTGTAGTTTACACCAGATGGTACAGAAAATTCATGATCCTCCACTCTTGGGGCAGCATCCCAAGACAACATTGTTAGCCTCCTCTCAAGGCTTAAAGACTTGTTTCTCCTTTCCAACACAGGCGAGCCAAACACTTCTAGTGACTTTCGTGGTATTTTCTCTAGCTCTTCTTGAACCTGACATTTAATAGGCATAGTTCCCATACCAGAATTTAAAGTTGGGAAAGTAAAACAGTTTTCTCTGTTCAACCCAATTCCCAACTCGTCCAATTCATGGGAGTGCGTCTCCTCCTCGACCTTGTTGTCCAGGTGAGGAGTATGTACTTGAACTGCATCAACAAGTTCTAATTCTGTTTTCCTAGGCTCTCTTTTATTTGCTTTGCCTTGTACTACACTAGGGGTAGCACTTTTGTTGAAACTGATTTCACCAACTTGTTCTCTAATTTCAACAGCATCTTTATCAGAGCATTTGCAAAGAATAGCAAGAATTCTTTTTCTGCGTACCTTCTCTGCCTTAGTCCTTGAAGGGTTTTTTAAACCAACCTGCAATAATGCGCTCTGGCTATTCCAACTTGATTCAGAATGAACACTCGGAGTTTGAGGCTGAACTTTGTACTTCCTGGTGCCTACctcatctccttcttctttcttgtgttggTATTTCCTTGCACTACTCATGCTAGCAGTTGATGCACTTTCATCATCCATTACTCCATTGAAGTACTTCTCAGCACCAAATACTCcaatttcttcttcatcttccttttttgtTCCCATTTGAGTTTGTTGCTCTTCAGTGGTAATGACAGGCACGAGGCTTCCACTTGACTCAGCAAGTTTACGAATAAAGATTTCCTCTGAGCTGTTCAGATACGAAGAAAATGAGGCATCCCGgaggttgttattgtttttgtttccaaAGGGCAAAGTTTGTGAGAGGCTGGGATTGCAAGCTGTAGTTAAAGTAATCATAGACATGGAATGGCTGTTCTTTTAGTCTAAAAGAGAACTTGTGcaggacaaaaacaaaaagaagagaaaatgactAAAGAGGAGTTCTTTTCTCAATGGGATTGGAACAAACTGGACAAGAAGCacaaaactacaaaaacaaTATGAAAAAGACCCTACACTAGgaacagaaaagaaaattaatctCAGGAGAATCTAGAGGAACAAGTTCTCTGCAGacaaaatacttaaaaaagaTTTGGAGAAACCTGAGGTCCCTATGATACAACTAGCTGAAAGAAACTTGATCTGTGCTTTGATGAAATCCAAACCTGAAATCAGATGGATGGAGAAGACTTAGATAGAAGAAGAGGGTCTGAATCAATTTTTAGGCTCATGGCTGCTTTGCTTATTGACAACTAGTTCTTTAAGAAGGCATGTGCAGCATGCAAAATGTTAATAATGTAGGGCCATATGCTTTGAGGCCTACCAATGTTAacaaattggtaaaatttcacACAATATGAAATTTTTCTTGAGTTTATTTAACATTATCTGATGATAATCCTTAGATCAACCCAGCCTATTTTGATATGATaattttatgctaaaaaaattGGATCTCCTGAAAATGGAACTATCTTTGACATGTTGCTTTTCAAGTGGGGATAACTTGACAATGAGTATGGATATTGACAAGATAAATAACTTGATTGGATGACCATATCACGCTTAAGTCTGCTATTTAAACAAAAGGGGAAATAATGGAGTGGGTGGTCCACATGTGGATTTAATTCTTCATTTCTGCACAAACACTTTCAAGCATTTTCTTACAGCCCCAataattgattttgagttggtAATTTGAAATGGTTATTACACAAGCAAAACATTCCTATCCCTTTAATTGAAGATGCTTTATTCTGTCAGATACAACTGCAATATATGATTGGTGTAATGGTCCCAATAATATATTTTGAGTAGTTTATTTGATATGGTTTAGTCACACAAgcaaaactttttgaaattctgGTACCTTTGTTCTATTCATATGATCCTCATTGATATGTCCCTTATCTATGTTGATCTGTCTGGAAAGTGACGTGTGAAATGTGAATAATcctaataacaaaaatgaaaagacgGCAAACAAATTTGTAGCGTGTTTTATTAATaggcaaaacttagatttttcaattaaacTTAATCTCGTAAATATGTCACATGGGCGACTTTAGAAAGGATAaggcatttttttattatattggtCAATGAAACTATgtgattaaatttaattggagaatTTAACGTACATTACCCAAAACTGTAACTAATATTTACCCTTTATTTAATACCTTGCTGGTTTAGCAAGAGATGCCAAATTACCAATACTGTAGTACTTGTATCTTGGTCATCTTGggaaataaagaaataagaGGCTGAGAACATTTCACCCGTAAATTGTATCCAACTATCCATGCTTGAGTTTCCAAGCCACAAACTATCACATCCAATCACATTTGTGTTCCATAGATCTACAGGCTTCTTACTTTGTGCATTTTAGAGAGATGTTGTCCACACAAAACCCACCCTACCATAAACAACAATGGCATTGACTCACCCTTCCTGTCGACTATATAAGTCCAAAGCATTCATTTAGTACGACAAAATTCACAATGTAAGGCAGctaatcaaataaaagagggatagaaaaagcaaaattttcaagtaactCATAGACAATCAAAAATCCTATGCAACATTGGTTACCTCAGCAGGCAGGGCTTGGTTATCTGGCCCCAGATCCAAGCAAAGAGTTTTGAGCCATGGGGCTTGGGTTCAAACTGGCATTACGGATTGGGGATTAGCTTCTGCTCTTGTCCATGGTGGATGATGGCTACTTGTAGAGAGGCCCGTGGTTACCTGAAATGCCTAGCTCAATTGAGcaaattactttattattattatattaaaaaaaagaaaaaaaagagagaatctTTGGATGGATGAAAACTGAATTATATAACTCAGATTATTATTAATCagccaaaattcaaaaaccgtGTACCCCACTAAAAACCAAGttgtttggattgatttttgagttgagtttccataactcaaaactcaaaattgaattttgagttAGAGTTacggaaactgaaaacaaaatttgaatgtTTCCAAATTTTGAGTTAAGTGTTTCAGTGGCATTATTGTAAATAACTTAGTTATAGTGGAGCTTGCGTGAGTGtattatcaaatcaaattaGTGTAATCTGTGACTATTGGGAGCTAGctctttactcttttttttctttcaggcAACTTCTCTTCTTTAAGTGGGTCCCACCACTTTATGCATTATTAGAGTTTTAGACATGAGATGTGCAACTAAGATATGaaaccaaacaaatattttctagaGTGAGTGAAAAAGTAGAGTTAGAGATATGAGTTATGAGAATTGAGTTTGAATCATATGATTTGAGTTATGGGAACTAAGTTATGAGTGATGCACAAACAAAACACCCTCTCAGTTttcatctttctattttcttttcccaaGTAAGGCCATGCATTTTGTCACCTCACACCAATTATTATTATGCACTTCATAAATTGTTGACTGTTGAGGCTTCAATTAATATCTTAATATAAGATATGAGGACACCAATCCAAAAGCTCAAGCTTAAATTTGACTTCAATTATGTTATAGTAATTCCTTactatctctattttttcttcatgtagGCAAGACTCTCTTATATGTATatacccaatatatatatatatatatatatatacacacatatatatacattgtgCAGTAATTATATTGGTTTCGACATTTATAGTCTAGCCTTGACCTCCCATATCTTCTCATGCATTCATTTCATGGCAAAACATAAACTCTTAAACAATCTTGTTCAATTTAAACTTGCACAATTATAGTTTCTACACATAAATTTGTCAATAGAATGAAGATACTAGATTATACCTTCTTCCTCTAATTAATCTTTCTCTGATCTTTTCTCACATCTTTCATTGCTGTGCCTCTACTTTGATAGGAAACAAGTTAGCAACTCAGCACACCTTTTTGTTGCCTTGATTCTAAAACATGTGCAAAGAGAAATAGTAATGGTAAATCTTGAAGTTAGGCTAGGAAATTCTACAACTTGAACAAAACACAGGCTTTCTCAGCCAGAAGAATACACCCAAATTACTTGATTTTGGCAGGAAATAAATAACTAACAATTCTTCCGGCCACAGaagaggggagggggggggggggggggagggaacTAAATTACACTATtgacttttaaattttgggtttgttttcattttaatcttTCAAGTTTGATTTCGTCCATCTTCATGAGTCTAAGTGCCAATAAAACTACATCATTTCTTCTCTCGGTGGCCAAATTGGTcacggaaaaagaaaaaaaataccactTTAAAAAACGGAATCGAACTTGGTACACCCAAAAAATATCTTAAAGTAAGGTAACCAAAGTAAAAATAACTTCAAACTTTAAGGTCAAAtgtataatttagttttttttttaaccttagCACTTTGACTGGCTGTGAATGATAATGTTGACACCCATCTAGAAAGACATTATCTGTATGTCCTTTTGACTATAACATCGTACAACAACACAGTTAATGGAtgccaaaaaatgaaaaatgccCCAAAGCCATAAACCTTACAAGCATAGCTTTGTAGCTTGTCTGTTTATAAattactaccaaaaaaaaaaaaaaaaatacatttggcCAAGTAAAGGTTAGTTGAACAGGAGTCCTGTAGCCCTTTCCCTACGCTTAAGTACTCATGCAGTGGAAGTGCTCATTgtgaaataaacaaatttttaaggACTAGTATAACAAAAAGCGTTGCCAGCCTAACCCATGTCATGGTTCAACTTCAACATTTTCCTCTTCAGAACTCAATGTGTAGATGTGGAGTTTCCACCTGCAACCCAATACTGCTTCACAGCAACCAATATCTTCTCAGGAACAAGGGGACCATCCTCATGGTCCACCATTTTAGTATCCCACCTCATCCCGCTGACTATCTTCTTCACCTTGATTAGCACATCAACTTCGTCACGGAATATGACTGCTCCTTCAGGTCGCAAAATCCTGTCCATCTCCAGGAGAATATCCTCCGCATCACATCTGCATTCATATAATCATCAAATACAAGTTATAGAAGCGCAGGGAACGATAAACTGAATCTGAAGCGAAAATGGTTAATTCCACTGATGGTAAGTCTGACTCATACTCATCCAATAGGAAAGTTAAACTCATCTACAAAATTTGTAAGGTGTCTAAAACCAAGCAGGATAACTATGCATCATCATAATTGGATtcttttaatggttttttttttaatcaaagatTGGTCTTAGATGTAAATGCTCAGCCATAACGCATTTACATAGAGCCAATAAAGCACCAAATTGGAAGTGCTCTACATACGGTGCACTAAGCACAAAGTTGCTAGGGAGTTGCTCCACTTCTGCTCAAACAAGAGACTCTGACAAACAGGGAAAATTATAAGGGCTGTTCTAAGAACAAAGCTGCGAGGGAGCAACTGAGCTTCAACCCACTAAAAGACTTGAATAAGAACTCACCAATTGAACATCCAAGGTCAGACAACATTTTTTCAGACAAGTATCTAAGGGAAGGCCACATTTTAAGCTTTGAATAATCAAAAAGCCCAAATTGATTACATACAAGCTCATGAAATTGTTTAGGCATTGCTTATGCAGTTAGAGCGACATAATTCCACTAGATGTCTTGCCAAAAGAAGGCACTACATAAGAATTGCTAGACAAGCTACATGAAGCCACTTGACTATTGAGTTGCAATGAATAATTGAGTCAACAGATATATTCTGATAATAGTAGATTACAATAAGAGCATCAAATTCCAACatgctcttcttcttccttttttttttttttggcgtgtGTATGGAGGCAtggaagaggaaagaaaaaggcaaaaaggtGGGGGGGGGGAAGGGTTTAGGCAAGACGTTATTAGGCACAGTCCAACTTCAACCTTACTAGGCTTGAATTGTCCCACTTATGGCTCAGTAACACAtccaaagccaaagccaaataTTTTACGTCACATaaggaaaatataattgtttatgCATGACCTGATCTGGAGAATAAGAATAAGCTTCTCCATACTAACTATAAATTAGCAAGTGTATAACATCCTTCATACATAATGAAGGCTGGAACTACACACTTAAAGAGAGGGCAGAAAACTTGAATTCAGGGATTTGGGTGCACAAATATTTAAGGAAGTAACATACTTGTCCTTGTACAAACTGAAAACACCATGTGCATGAATGAGATCGTATGTCCTTGGGTATGTGGAGAAACCTTCACACCTGAACCAGCAAAGATATTAAAAGTAGTAAGCCAACTCTGCAACATTAGGCACATTGTAGTTACTTAGAACCCTACACAAGATGAGCCATAATCACAGGGGTGGCATTACGTGCTGgccaagtttaaaaaataaataaaaattgttttgactcccctaaaataaatatttgaacgCACCCTCaccttaaattttgtttaaattcaagtaaaataaacttgaatataatcattttaatactactttcacaataattaatttcataatGGAGGTTTAAGTGACAAGTTAACTAGTTTTTACTTTAACCCAcaactaacatcacttttttacctttctttttttgctaacatatcacttttttttaacctacctttaacaacttgtcacttatattttgttgtgaaatttttgtgtaaGTGTTGTGTCAACAGTActactcttaaaatatttaattttataataaaaaaatgtttcaaatttttgctcattcattaataaataaataaataaataaataaacctccTATTTGGGACTTTGGCTTACTTTTCCATTGACAGCAAAATGAAGCTGTTTTTCCCTGCACTTTTCTTCCTCATCAGCAAAAGATTACACTATTGCTCCAACCAtcatatctatatttatatttgtgattatttcctcattttctctatctctctttctccgttctatgttttcttagtttttatctttgtttgatCAAGTAGTTTTCTTAGCTTTTATCTCTGTTTGCTCCAATTCCAAGAGAGTGACCACATGTATGGTTAAAAAGTCAtacacttcaaaagcaaaaatttatatcagtttttttttttcttagtttcacatACTCCTAGTCCTACTCCTAGGTTTGTTATAATTCTTCTTTatccacacacatatacacttacaTTAAGttagtagaatttctattttgtatcccaaaaaaaaaaaattattcttctttatcatatatcttcatttaattaatattacatataaatataataagttattatgcATTTAATGGTTGTTGTCTTACTaatctttaaactattaataaattttttagactATGGAAGTTGTATTTATTTAAactaaattgtatttattttggattattgtatataatatggaagtagtatatatatacaaaaaaaaaaaaaattaatcattttattttttaatcgccCCATGACAAATTCCTAACTCCACCACTACTGACCCccctagaaaaaaaatcctGGAGCTGCCACTGCATAATAAACATGTGGCAAAAATAAATCTCCACAAGCAACCAAACATTTTATGGTGAGTATTCAAAGCTATCTACTTTAGAACAAATGCATGGGATATTTGAATAAGAAGCAAAGGCCTTttccaaaaaaaccaaaataagtacactaaaatgatgtttttcagCTAATATAATTAAACAGCAccagaaaattgagaaaattgtaCCAGTCATGATAGATGCCAATCAATCCTCGCTCATATATGACTCCCAGTGTATTTTTCTCAGCTATAGTGGGCACAACATTCATGACCCACAATTTGGAAGATTCAAGAGCTGCAGCAAAACCTCCCAGACCAGCATTCATATCCATAATGTTGCGATACCTTCCTGAGTCAATAATTTTATTGACTTTCTTATAAGCATTCACATGCTTCTTCCATTTACTGTTGTCCTCCTGGTATGTCTCAACAGAAACTCCAGGAATAGATCCACTAGCAACTCTAGGAGGGACTGAATAAAGCCTTTCTGGAAATGCCTTCAGTTCACCACCAGCAACTTCATCTGAACTTC
This genomic stretch from Quercus lobata isolate SW786 chromosome 3, ValleyOak3.0 Primary Assembly, whole genome shotgun sequence harbors:
- the LOC115979114 gene encoding protein PHYTOCHROME KINASE SUBSTRATE 1-like — encoded protein: MSMITLTTACNPSLSQTLPFGNKNNNNLRDASFSSYLNSSEEIFIRKLAESSGSLVPVITTEEQQTQMGTKKEDEEEIGVFGAEKYFNGVMDDESASTASMSSARKYQHKKEEGDEVGTRKYKVQPQTPSVHSESSWNSQSALLQVGLKNPSRTKAEKVRRKRILAILCKCSDKDAVEIREQVGEISFNKSATPSVVQGKANKREPRKTELELVDAVQVHTPHLDNKVEEETHSHELDELGIGLNRENCFTFPTLNSGMGTMPIKCQVQEELEKIPRKSLEVFGSPVLERRNKSLSLERRLTMLSWDAAPRVEDHEFSVPSGVNYNDTESDASSDLFEIESLTGKANPFLARQASDATSGCVTPTTCYAPSEASIEWSVVTASAADVSVMSDCEELRPTKTVSSAIIDAKTKTNKEIQKRRSGILLGCKSHKAVRVAGDAYKTIEKANVYPQMQRSLDSFTPVTRFQAETKLTGFNSSVAIATRTRSHSLPRPQSPHATNVLHI